A genomic stretch from Solirubrobacterales bacterium includes:
- a CDS encoding TlyA family RNA methyltransferase, whose amino-acid sequence MDRRRIDTLLTERGLAGSRTSAAAEVRAGRVRVGGGGRRATKPGQLVATDAELEIEPRPRFVSRGGLKLERALDALEIDVDGRSCFDVGASTGGFTDCLLQRGAERVIALDVGHGQLEWRLRNDPRVHVIERRNARELIPAELPFEPSLATVDVSFISLAKVLPAVAACLSENGEILALVKPQFELGRGRVKGGVVRSADERREALVSVGEAARALGLAIKGFASSGLAGPKGNRESFVWCTTEGPGIEELEAAARAVEP is encoded by the coding sequence ATGGACCGGCGCAGGATCGACACCCTGCTCACGGAGCGCGGCCTGGCCGGATCGCGCACCAGCGCCGCCGCCGAGGTGCGCGCCGGAAGGGTGCGCGTGGGCGGCGGCGGTCGCCGAGCGACGAAGCCCGGCCAGCTGGTGGCGACCGACGCGGAGCTCGAGATCGAGCCGCGTCCGCGCTTCGTGTCCCGTGGTGGACTGAAGCTCGAGCGGGCCCTCGACGCCCTCGAGATCGACGTGGACGGCCGTTCCTGCTTCGACGTCGGCGCCTCAACGGGCGGTTTCACGGACTGCCTGCTTCAGCGCGGTGCGGAGCGGGTCATCGCCCTCGACGTCGGCCATGGGCAACTCGAGTGGCGGCTCCGCAACGATCCCCGGGTCCACGTGATCGAGCGAAGGAACGCGCGGGAGCTGATTCCGGCCGAGCTTCCATTCGAGCCGAGCCTGGCAACGGTCGACGTCTCCTTCATCTCGCTGGCCAAGGTGCTGCCGGCGGTGGCCGCGTGCCTGTCCGAGAACGGGGAGATCCTCGCCCTGGTCAAGCCCCAGTTCGAGCTTGGACGGGGCCGGGTGAAGGGGGGCGTTGTGCGCTCGGCCGATGAGCGGCGCGAGGCGTTGGTGTCCGTCGGCGAGGCCGCCCGCGCACTCGGTCTCGCGATCAAAGGCTTCGCCTCGTCCGGTCTCGCGGGGCCGAAGGGCAACCGCGAGAGCTTCGTCTG
- a CDS encoding PQQ-dependent sugar dehydrogenase: MKRLSVVAVVAFALLSAPVDAQAATAEPLSPSDLAVPAAFTATPDGSRLLYGERFTGRIMRLDPATGTSTPFFTVPDVAMAGEQGLLGLALDPSYPADARVWAFVTRTVSGTPRNQLVRISADGSGFSVLRNLPTAMFHNGGRIIFGPDHKLYVVIGERHSAALAQDLSSLAGKVLRLNPDGTVPSNNPSAGSPIIGYGIRNSFGSAFDPKEGRLWLTDNGDDCNDEINLIARRTLRNYGWGPSATCTSPPAAPRNTNQDGQSSVLPKLFLPVSQGITGAAFCHLCGLPPSGGQLFFAEFNTGIIRRARLTSDRLGIASQAPFYDHPQFVLSLETPLNGGPIYFSTTTNIFRLDP; encoded by the coding sequence ATGAAGCGCCTGTCGGTGGTGGCCGTCGTCGCCTTCGCCCTCCTGTCGGCGCCGGTAGACGCCCAGGCCGCAACGGCAGAGCCGCTCTCCCCTTCCGACCTGGCGGTGCCCGCGGCCTTCACGGCGACGCCGGACGGCAGCCGCCTTCTCTACGGCGAGCGCTTCACGGGGCGCATCATGCGGCTCGATCCGGCGACGGGGACGAGCACGCCGTTCTTCACCGTCCCCGACGTGGCGATGGCCGGCGAGCAGGGGCTGCTCGGCCTGGCGCTGGATCCGAGCTACCCCGCCGACGCGCGGGTGTGGGCGTTCGTGACCCGCACGGTCTCGGGGACGCCGAGGAACCAGCTCGTGCGGATCAGCGCCGACGGCAGCGGCTTCTCAGTGCTGCGCAACCTCCCCACCGCCATGTTCCACAACGGGGGCCGGATCATCTTTGGTCCCGACCACAAGCTGTACGTCGTCATCGGGGAGCGTCACAGTGCGGCCCTGGCCCAGGACCTTTCCAGCCTCGCGGGGAAGGTGCTGCGGCTGAACCCCGACGGCACGGTGCCCTCCAACAACCCCAGCGCGGGAAGCCCGATCATCGGCTACGGGATCCGCAACTCGTTCGGCTCCGCATTCGACCCGAAGGAAGGGCGACTGTGGCTGACGGACAACGGCGATGACTGCAACGACGAAATCAACCTGATCGCCCGCCGGACGCTGAGGAACTACGGCTGGGGGCCGTCGGCAACCTGCACGAGCCCTCCTGCGGCGCCCCGCAACACGAACCAGGACGGGCAGAGCTCGGTGCTGCCGAAGCTCTTCCTCCCTGTGTCACAGGGGATCACCGGGGCCGCCTTCTGCCACCTCTGCGGGCTGCCCCCGAGCGGCGGCCAGCTCTTCTTCGCCGAGTTCAACACCGGAATCATCCGCCGCGCCAGGCTGACCTCCGACCGCCTCGGGATCGCCTCACAGGCGCCCTTCTACGACCATCCCCAGTTTGTCCTCTCGCTCGAGACGCCGCTCAACGGTGGCCCGATCTACTTCAGCACCACGACGAACATCTTCCGGCTCGACCCCTGA
- a CDS encoding cyclopropane-fatty-acyl-phospholipid synthase family protein, with amino-acid sequence MPSPSTDGLRRAIERALPDRPFTIELWDGSGVPSTRDGPTLTVRSPRAIGHLLRAPGELGLGRAYVCGEIDVDDLDGVISLLGRWEAPPLGLLQRVRFGAAALRAAGLRRRPQPPAAELRPRRRRHTKRRDAEAVRHHYDVSNDFFALFLDQTMTYSCALFERGTETLEDAQRAKLELICRKLDLKPGQRMLDIGCGWGSLAIHAAREHGALVRGITLSEPQAELAREFAREAGVDDKVEFSVMDYRDLGVDRFDAVASIGMVEHVGEAQIDAYARQIARVLDPGGRVLNHGIAVVPPQERGAHIGGEFSNRYVFPDGELLNLSRMTLAFERAGFEALNIENLHTDYAETLRHWTTRFEERLDEAERLAGTERVRVWRLYLRAARNSFETGTNAVYQLLCSRPLTEGASSTPTGARHEPARRRVPPERVPA; translated from the coding sequence GTGCCCTCCCCATCCACAGACGGCCTGCGTCGCGCCATCGAGCGGGCGCTCCCCGATCGCCCCTTCACGATCGAGCTCTGGGACGGCTCCGGCGTCCCCTCCACGCGGGACGGCCCGACCCTGACCGTCCGCTCGCCGCGGGCGATCGGCCACCTTCTGCGCGCCCCTGGCGAGCTCGGTCTGGGCCGCGCCTACGTCTGCGGGGAGATCGATGTCGACGACCTGGACGGCGTGATCTCCCTGCTCGGGCGCTGGGAGGCGCCGCCGCTCGGCCTCCTGCAGCGAGTGCGCTTCGGTGCTGCGGCTTTGCGAGCCGCGGGGCTCCGTCGCCGGCCTCAGCCCCCCGCCGCCGAACTGCGCCCCCGCAGACGCCGGCATACGAAGCGCCGCGACGCCGAGGCTGTGCGCCACCACTACGACGTTTCAAATGATTTCTTCGCCCTTTTCCTGGACCAGACGATGACGTACAGCTGCGCCCTGTTCGAGCGCGGAACGGAGACCCTCGAGGACGCCCAGCGCGCGAAGCTCGAGTTGATCTGCCGCAAGCTCGATCTGAAGCCCGGCCAGCGGATGCTCGACATCGGTTGCGGCTGGGGAAGCCTGGCGATCCACGCCGCGCGCGAACACGGCGCCCTTGTCCGGGGGATCACGCTGTCGGAGCCCCAGGCCGAGCTGGCGAGGGAGTTCGCGCGCGAAGCGGGCGTGGACGACAAGGTCGAGTTCAGCGTGATGGACTATCGCGATCTTGGCGTGGACCGCTTCGACGCCGTGGCCAGCATCGGCATGGTGGAGCACGTGGGCGAAGCCCAGATCGACGCGTATGCTCGCCAGATCGCCCGCGTCCTGGATCCGGGTGGTCGTGTCCTCAACCACGGGATCGCCGTGGTGCCACCCCAGGAGCGAGGCGCCCACATCGGCGGCGAGTTCTCAAACCGCTACGTGTTCCCCGACGGGGAGCTGCTGAACCTGTCGCGGATGACGCTCGCCTTTGAACGGGCTGGTTTCGAGGCGCTCAACATCGAGAACCTGCACACCGACTACGCCGAGACACTGCGCCACTGGACGACCCGGTTCGAGGAGCGCCTCGACGAGGCCGAGCGCCTGGCGGGCACGGAGCGCGTGCGCGTCTGGCGGCTGTACCTGCGCGCGGCCCGCAACTCGTTCGAGACGGGCACAAACGCCGTCTACCAGCTGCTGTGCAGCCGGCCGCTGACGGAGGGCGCCAGCTCGACCCCCACCGGCGCCCGTCACGAGCCGGCGCGCCGCCGAGTTCCCCCGGAGCGCGTCCCGGCCTGA
- a CDS encoding DUF72 domain-containing protein, with the protein MQPAADGGRQLDPHRRPSRAGAPPSSPGARPGLSKPVHIGCSGWNYREWRGVIYPDDVPARAWLGRYSELFKTVEVNATFYRLPTEKTVQTWAEETPEDFRFAVKASRYMTHVYRLREPTRGGTRLFFERLEPLRAAGKLGPILWQLPQNFKRDDERLAGVLGRAPAGRHAFEFRHESWFTRDVYDILAAHCAALVISDSPMWPFQTHDLTTDWTYVRFHYGRRGRRGNYSERELEEWKRRLAAWRSRVEIFAYFNNDREGIAPRNARWLAERLS; encoded by the coding sequence GTGCAGCCGGCCGCTGACGGAGGGCGCCAGCTCGACCCCCACCGGCGCCCGTCACGAGCCGGCGCGCCGCCGAGTTCCCCCGGAGCGCGTCCCGGCCTGAGCAAGCCGGTCCACATCGGCTGCTCGGGCTGGAACTACCGCGAGTGGCGCGGGGTCATCTACCCTGACGACGTCCCGGCGCGAGCCTGGCTGGGGCGCTATTCGGAGCTCTTCAAGACGGTCGAGGTCAACGCCACCTTCTACCGGCTGCCGACCGAGAAGACCGTCCAAACGTGGGCCGAGGAGACACCCGAGGATTTCCGTTTCGCAGTCAAGGCGAGCCGCTACATGACGCATGTGTACCGGCTCAGGGAGCCGACGAGAGGCGGCACCCGGCTGTTCTTCGAAAGGCTCGAACCGCTGCGGGCGGCCGGGAAGCTCGGGCCGATCCTCTGGCAGCTTCCGCAGAACTTCAAGCGCGACGACGAACGGCTCGCCGGAGTCCTCGGGCGAGCGCCCGCCGGACGCCACGCGTTCGAGTTTCGTCACGAGAGCTGGTTCACGCGGGACGTTTACGACATCCTCGCCGCACACTGTGCGGCACTGGTGATCTCCGACAGTCCGATGTGGCCCTTCCAGACTCACGATCTGACGACTGACTGGACCTACGTCCGCTTCCACTACGGCCGCCGGGGACGGCGCGGCAACTACTCGGAGCGCGAGCTCGAGGAGTGGAAGCGGCGGCTCGCCGCCTGGCGCTCGAGGGTCGAGATCTTCGCCTACTTCAACAACGACCGGGAGGGCATTGCGCCGCGTAACGCCCGCTGGCTCGCCGAGCGTCTGAGCTAG